The following are from one region of the Cervus canadensis isolate Bull #8, Minnesota chromosome 21, ASM1932006v1, whole genome shotgun sequence genome:
- the LOC122423339 gene encoding antigen WC1.1-like encodes MVSEDQQCAGWLEVFYNGTWGSVCRSPMEDITVSMICRQLGCGDSGSLNSSVALREGSRPHWVDGIKCRRADTSLWQCPSDPWNYNSCSPKEEAYVSCAGRRPKSCPAAAPCTDREKLRLRGGDSECSGRVEVWHSGSWGTVCDDSWSLAEAEVVCQQLGCGPALEAVRAAAFGPGNGSIWLDEVRCGGREPSLWDCAAEPWGQSDCKHEEDAGVRCSGARISLPPTTAGTRPTSNPLPGIFSLPWVFCLILGALLFLVLIILVTQVLRWRAERRAFSSYEDALAEAVYEELDYLVSQKEGLLDSPGFLSDGEDNDDSRSAPEAPHQRTDDPGEGYDDAEEVPVPGAPPASHMSEEDVLPVKEDGMRSQTGSSLFIFGEEADPGEGEESPWLLQGNKGDPGYDDVELSAPGTSTVTFP; translated from the exons ATGGTGAGCGAGGACCAGCAGTGTGCTGGGTGGCTGGAAGTTTTCTACAACGGGACCTGGGGCAGTGTCTGCCGCAGCCCCATGGAAGACATCACCGTGTCCATGATCTGCAGACAGCTTGGCTGTGGGGACAGCGGAAGTCTCAACTCTTCTGTTGCTCTTAGGGAAGGTTCTAGACCCCACTGGGTAGATGGAATCAAGTGCCGGAGAGCTGACACCTCTCTCTGGCAGTGTCCTTCTGACCCTTGGAATTACAACTCCTGCTCTCCCAAGGAGGAAGCCTATGTCTCGTGTGCAG GAAGAAGACCCAAGAGCTGCCCAGCTGCTGCCCCCTGCACAG ACAGAGAGAAGCTCCGGCTCAGGGGAGGAGACAGCGAGTGCTCAGGGCGGGTGGAGGTCTGGCACAGCGGCTCCTGGGGCACCGTGTGCGATGACTCCTGGAGCCTGGCAGAGGCCGAGGTGGTGTGTCAGCAGCTGGGCTGTGGCCCGGCCCTGGAAGCCGTGCGGGCCGCGGCGTTTGGCCCTGGAAACGGGAGCATCTGGCTGGACGAGGTGCGGTGCGGGGGCCGGGAGCCCTCCCTGTGGGACTGTGCTGCGGAGCCCTGGGGGCAGAGCGACTGCAAGCATGAGGAGGATGCTGGTGTGAGGTGCTCTG GTGCAAGGATATCATTGCCCCCAACTACAGCAG GGACCAGACCAACCTCAAATCCACTCCCTGGCATTTTCTCCCTGCCTTGGGTCTTCTGCCTCATCCTGGGagcccttctcttcctggtcctcatcatcctggtgactcaggtgctCAGATGGAGAGCAGAGCGCAGAG CCTTTTCCAGCTATGAAGATGCTCTTGCTGAAGCAGTGTATGAGGAGCTCGATTACCTTGTGTCACAGAAGGAGGGTCTTCTGGACAGCCCAG GCTTCCTGTCAGATGGTGAGGACAATGATGACTCCAGATCTGCTCCAG AAGCCCCACATCAGAGGACTGATGACCCTGGTGAGGGTTATGATGATGCTGAAGAGGTACCAGTGCCTGGGGCTCCTCCTGCCTCTCACATGAGTGAAGAGGATGTGCTCCCAGTGAAGGAAGATGGGATGAGGTCTCAGACAG GCTCTTCTCTGTTCATCTTTGGAGAGGAAGCTGAtcctggggaaggagaagagagcccGTGGCTGCTCCAGGGGAACAAAGGGGACCCTGGGTATGATGACGTTGAACTCAGTGCCCCAGGAACATCCACAGTGACTTTCCCATAA